In Monodelphis domestica isolate mMonDom1 chromosome 3, mMonDom1.pri, whole genome shotgun sequence, the following proteins share a genomic window:
- the AP1B1 gene encoding AP-1 complex subunit beta-1 isoform X4 translates to MTDSKYFTTTKKGEIFELKAELNSDKKEKKKEAVKKVIASMTVGKDVSALFPDVVNCMQTDNLELKKLVYLYLMNYAKSQPDMAIMAVNTFVKDCEDPNPLIRALAVRTMGCIRVDKITEYLCEPLRKCLKDEDPYVRKTAAVCVAKLHDINAQLVEDQGFLDTLKDLISDSNPMVVANAVAALSEIAESHPSSNLLDLNPQSINKLLTALNECTEWGQIFILDCLANYMPKDDREAQSICERVTPRLSHANSAVVLSAVKVLMKFMEMLSKDLDYYGTLLKKLAPPLVTLLSAEPELQYVALRNINLIVQKRPEILKHEMKVFFVKYNDPIYVKLEKLDIMIRLASQANIAQVLAELKEYATEVDVDFVRKAVRAIGRCAIKVEQSAERCVSTLLDLIQTKVNYVVQEAIVVIKDIFRKYPNKYESVIATLCENLDSLDEPEARAAMIWIVGEYAERIDNADELLESFLEGFHDESTQVQLQLLTAIVKLFLKKPTETQELVQQVLSLATQDSDNPDLRDRGYIYWRLLSTDPVAAKEVVLAEKPLISEETDLIEPTLLDELICYIGTLASVYHKPPSAFVEGSRGVVHKSLPPRTGSSESAESPEAAPTGAPPSEQPAVIPAQGDLLGDLLNLDLGPPVSGPPMTTASVQMGAVDLLGGGLDSLMGDESEGMGGTNFAAPPAGTMPATLSAPIGGGLGDLFDLTSGVGTLSGSYVAPKAVWLPAMKAKGLEISGTFTRQVGSISMDLLLTNKALQVMSDFAIQFNRNSFGLAPAAPLQVHAPLSPNQTVEISLPLNTVGSVMKMDPLNNLQVAVKNNIDVFYFSTLYPLHILFVEDGKMERQMFLATWKDIPNENEAQFQIKDCPLNAEAVSSKLQGSNIFTIAKRNVEGQDMLYQSLKLTNGIWVLAELRIQPGNPNFTLSLKCRAPEVSQHVYQAYETVLKN, encoded by the exons ATGACTGACTCCAAGTATTTCACCACTACCAAGAAAG GGGAGATCTTTGAGCTAAAGGCAGAGCTCAATAGcgacaagaaggaaaagaagaaggaggctGTGAAGAAAGTGATTGCGTCCATGACCGTGGGCAAAGATGTCAG TGCCCTCTTCCCTGATGTAGTGAACTGTATGCAGACCGATAACCTGGAATTGAAGAAACTGGTGTACTTATACCTGATGAATTATGCCAAGAGCCAGCCAGACATGGCCATCATGGCGGTCAACACCTTCGTTAAG GACTGCGAGGATCCCAATCCCCTGATCCGGGCCCTGGCCGTGCGGACCATGGGCTGCATTCGAGTGGATAAGATCACGGAGTACCTGTGTGAGCCCCTCCGCAAGTGCCTGAAGGACGAGGACCCTTACGTGCGCAAGACGGCTGCCGTGTGCGTGGCCAAGCTGCATGACATCAATGCGCAGCTGGTGGAGGATCAGGGCTTCCTGGATACCCTCAAGGACCTCATTTCAGACTCCAACCCCATG GTGGTGGCCAATGCTGTGGCCGCCCTCTCGGAGATAGCTGAGTCTCACCCGAGCAGCAACCTCTTGGACCTGAACCCACAGTCAATCAACAAACTGCTGACAGCCTTGAATGAGTGCACAGAGTGGGGGCAGATCTTTATCTTGGACTGCCTGGCAAACTACATGCCCAAGGATGACCGGGAAGCGCAGAG CATCTGTGAGCGCGTGACCCCTCGGCTCTCTCATGCCAACTCGGCTGTCGTGCTGTCAGCGGTGAAGGTGCTGATGAAGTTCATGGAGATGCTCTCCAAGGACCTCGACTACTACGGCACTCTCCTGAAGAAGCTGGCACCACCACTGGTCACTCTGCTGTCGGCCGAGCCAGAGCTGCAGTACGTGGCCCTGCGGAACATCAACCTCATCGTGCAGAAGAG GCCGGAGATCCTGAAGCATGAGATGAAGGTCTTTTTTGTCAAGTACAATGATCCCATCTATGTGAAGCTAGAAAAACTGGACATCATGATCCGCCTGGCCTCCCAAGCCAACATTGCCCAG GTGCTGGCAGAATTGAAGGAGTACGCCACAGAAGTGGATGTGGACTTTGTACGCAAGGCCGTCCGTGCCATTGGCCGCTGTGCCATCAAGGTGGAG CAATCCGCTGAGCGCTGTGTGAGCACACTGCTAGACCTGATCCAGACCAAGGTCAACTACGTAGTACAGGAGGCCATTGTGGTGATCAAGGACATCTTCCGCAAGTACCCCAACAA GTATGAGAGTGTGATCGCCACCCTATGTGAGAACCTGGACTCCTTGGATGAGCCCGAGGCACGCGCAGCCATGATCTGGATTGTGGGGGAGTACGCTGAGAGGATCGACAATGCCGATGAGCTCCTAGAAAGTTTCCTGGAGGGCTTCCACGATGAAAGCACCCAG GTTCAGCTCCAGCTGCTGACAGCTATTGTGAAGCTCTTCCTGAAGAAGCCAACAGAAACCCAGGAGCTCGTACAGCAGGTCCTCAGCCTGGCTACCCAG GACTCCGATAACCCTGATCTGCGGGACCGAGGCTACATCTATTGGCGCCTGCTCTCTACAGACCCCGTGGCGGCCAAGGAAGTGGTCCTGGCTGAGAAGCCGCTCATCTCAGAGGAGACTGACCTCATTGAGCCCACCCTTCTCGATGAGCTCATCTGCTACATTGGCACGCTGGCCTCCGTCTACCACAAGCCCCCCAGTGCTTTTGTGGAGGGCAGTCGGGGGGTGGTGCATAAAAGCCTGCCCCCACGCACGGGCTC GAGTGAGAGTGCCGAGAGCCCTGAGGCCGCCCCGACAGGGGCACCCCCCAGTGAGCAGCCAGCTGTCATCCCTGCCCAGGGGGACCTCCTTGGTGACCTGCTCAACCTGGACCTGGGCCCCCCTGTGAGCGGGCCCCCTATGACCACAGCCTCAGTCCAAATGGGAGCCGTGGACCTACTTGGCGGAGGTCTGGACAGCCTG ATGGGGGACGAGTCTGAAGGG ATGGGAGGCACCAATTTTGCTGCACCTCCTGCAGGAACGATGCCAGCCACCCTGAGTGCGCCCATTGGTGGTGGCTTGGGCGACCTCTTCGACTTGACCAGTGGAGTGGGAACCCTCTCGGGCTCCTATGTGGCTCCTAAAGCA GTCTGGCTCCCTGCCATGAAAGCCAAAGGCCTGGAGATCTCGGGCACCTTCACCCGCCAGGTGGGCTCCATCTCCATGGACCTCTTGCTGACCAACAAGGCCCTGCAGGTCATGTCTGACTTTGCCATCCAGTTCAACCGCAACAG CTTCGGCCTGGCCCCCGCGGCCCCGCTGCAGGTCCACGCGCCCCTGAGCCCCAACCAGACGGTGGAGATCTCCCTCCCCCTCAACACCGTGGGCTCCGTCATGAAGATGGAccccctgaacaacctgcag GTGGCTGTGAAGAACAACATCGATGTTTTCTACTTCAGCACCTTGTACCCGTTACACATCCTCTTTGTGGAAGATGGGAAGATGG AGCGGCAGATGTTCCTGGCCACGTGGAAGGACATCCCCAATGAGAACGAGGCCCAGTTCCAGATCAAAGACTGCCCCCTGAATGCAG AGGCCGTCAGCAGCAAACTGCAGGGCAGCAACATCTTCACCATTGCCAAGAGGAACGTGGAGGGCCAGGACATGCTGTACCAGTCCCTGAAGCTCACCAATGGCATCTGGGTCCTGGCCGAGCTTCGGATCCAGCCTGGCAACCCCAACTTCACG CTGTCCCTGAAGTGCCGCGCCCCCGAGGTCTCCCAGCACGTCTACCAGGCCTACGAGACCGTTCTCAAGAACTGA
- the AP1B1 gene encoding AP-1 complex subunit beta-1 isoform X2 produces the protein MTDSKYFTTTKKGEIFELKAELNSDKKEKKKEAVKKVIASMTVGKDVSALFPDVVNCMQTDNLELKKLVYLYLMNYAKSQPDMAIMAVNTFVKDCEDPNPLIRALAVRTMGCIRVDKITEYLCEPLRKCLKDEDPYVRKTAAVCVAKLHDINAQLVEDQGFLDTLKDLISDSNPMVVANAVAALSEIAESHPSSNLLDLNPQSINKLLTALNECTEWGQIFILDCLANYMPKDDREAQSICERVTPRLSHANSAVVLSAVKVLMKFMEMLSKDLDYYGTLLKKLAPPLVTLLSAEPELQYVALRNINLIVQKRPEILKHEMKVFFVKYNDPIYVKLEKLDIMIRLASQANIAQVLAELKEYATEVDVDFVRKAVRAIGRCAIKVEQSAERCVSTLLDLIQTKVNYVVQEAIVVIKDIFRKYPNKYESVIATLCENLDSLDEPEARAAMIWIVGEYAERIDNADELLESFLEGFHDESTQVQLQLLTAIVKLFLKKPTETQELVQQVLSLATQDSDNPDLRDRGYIYWRLLSTDPVAAKEVVLAEKPLISEETDLIEPTLLDELICYIGTLASVYHKPPSAFVEGSRGVVHKSLPPRTGSSESAESPEAAPTGAPPSEQPAVIPAQGDLLGDLLNLDLGPPVSGPPMTTASVQMGAVDLLGGGLDSLMGDESEGPRGDVSGSPAMGGTNFAAPPAGTMPATLSAPIGGGLGDLFDLTSGVGTLSGSYVAPKAVWLPAMKAKGLEISGTFTRQVGSISMDLLLTNKALQVMSDFAIQFNRNSFGLAPAAPLQVHAPLSPNQTVEISLPLNTVGSVMKMDPLNNLQVAVKNNIDVFYFSTLYPLHILFVEDGKMERQMFLATWKDIPNENEAQFQIKDCPLNAEAVSSKLQGSNIFTIAKRNVEGQDMLYQSLKLTNGIWVLAELRIQPGNPNFTLSLKCRAPEVSQHVYQAYETVLKN, from the exons ATGACTGACTCCAAGTATTTCACCACTACCAAGAAAG GGGAGATCTTTGAGCTAAAGGCAGAGCTCAATAGcgacaagaaggaaaagaagaaggaggctGTGAAGAAAGTGATTGCGTCCATGACCGTGGGCAAAGATGTCAG TGCCCTCTTCCCTGATGTAGTGAACTGTATGCAGACCGATAACCTGGAATTGAAGAAACTGGTGTACTTATACCTGATGAATTATGCCAAGAGCCAGCCAGACATGGCCATCATGGCGGTCAACACCTTCGTTAAG GACTGCGAGGATCCCAATCCCCTGATCCGGGCCCTGGCCGTGCGGACCATGGGCTGCATTCGAGTGGATAAGATCACGGAGTACCTGTGTGAGCCCCTCCGCAAGTGCCTGAAGGACGAGGACCCTTACGTGCGCAAGACGGCTGCCGTGTGCGTGGCCAAGCTGCATGACATCAATGCGCAGCTGGTGGAGGATCAGGGCTTCCTGGATACCCTCAAGGACCTCATTTCAGACTCCAACCCCATG GTGGTGGCCAATGCTGTGGCCGCCCTCTCGGAGATAGCTGAGTCTCACCCGAGCAGCAACCTCTTGGACCTGAACCCACAGTCAATCAACAAACTGCTGACAGCCTTGAATGAGTGCACAGAGTGGGGGCAGATCTTTATCTTGGACTGCCTGGCAAACTACATGCCCAAGGATGACCGGGAAGCGCAGAG CATCTGTGAGCGCGTGACCCCTCGGCTCTCTCATGCCAACTCGGCTGTCGTGCTGTCAGCGGTGAAGGTGCTGATGAAGTTCATGGAGATGCTCTCCAAGGACCTCGACTACTACGGCACTCTCCTGAAGAAGCTGGCACCACCACTGGTCACTCTGCTGTCGGCCGAGCCAGAGCTGCAGTACGTGGCCCTGCGGAACATCAACCTCATCGTGCAGAAGAG GCCGGAGATCCTGAAGCATGAGATGAAGGTCTTTTTTGTCAAGTACAATGATCCCATCTATGTGAAGCTAGAAAAACTGGACATCATGATCCGCCTGGCCTCCCAAGCCAACATTGCCCAG GTGCTGGCAGAATTGAAGGAGTACGCCACAGAAGTGGATGTGGACTTTGTACGCAAGGCCGTCCGTGCCATTGGCCGCTGTGCCATCAAGGTGGAG CAATCCGCTGAGCGCTGTGTGAGCACACTGCTAGACCTGATCCAGACCAAGGTCAACTACGTAGTACAGGAGGCCATTGTGGTGATCAAGGACATCTTCCGCAAGTACCCCAACAA GTATGAGAGTGTGATCGCCACCCTATGTGAGAACCTGGACTCCTTGGATGAGCCCGAGGCACGCGCAGCCATGATCTGGATTGTGGGGGAGTACGCTGAGAGGATCGACAATGCCGATGAGCTCCTAGAAAGTTTCCTGGAGGGCTTCCACGATGAAAGCACCCAG GTTCAGCTCCAGCTGCTGACAGCTATTGTGAAGCTCTTCCTGAAGAAGCCAACAGAAACCCAGGAGCTCGTACAGCAGGTCCTCAGCCTGGCTACCCAG GACTCCGATAACCCTGATCTGCGGGACCGAGGCTACATCTATTGGCGCCTGCTCTCTACAGACCCCGTGGCGGCCAAGGAAGTGGTCCTGGCTGAGAAGCCGCTCATCTCAGAGGAGACTGACCTCATTGAGCCCACCCTTCTCGATGAGCTCATCTGCTACATTGGCACGCTGGCCTCCGTCTACCACAAGCCCCCCAGTGCTTTTGTGGAGGGCAGTCGGGGGGTGGTGCATAAAAGCCTGCCCCCACGCACGGGCTC GAGTGAGAGTGCCGAGAGCCCTGAGGCCGCCCCGACAGGGGCACCCCCCAGTGAGCAGCCAGCTGTCATCCCTGCCCAGGGGGACCTCCTTGGTGACCTGCTCAACCTGGACCTGGGCCCCCCTGTGAGCGGGCCCCCTATGACCACAGCCTCAGTCCAAATGGGAGCCGTGGACCTACTTGGCGGAGGTCTGGACAGCCTG ATGGGGGACGAGTCTGAAGGG CCTAGAGGCGATGTGAGTGGAAGCCCTGCA ATGGGAGGCACCAATTTTGCTGCACCTCCTGCAGGAACGATGCCAGCCACCCTGAGTGCGCCCATTGGTGGTGGCTTGGGCGACCTCTTCGACTTGACCAGTGGAGTGGGAACCCTCTCGGGCTCCTATGTGGCTCCTAAAGCA GTCTGGCTCCCTGCCATGAAAGCCAAAGGCCTGGAGATCTCGGGCACCTTCACCCGCCAGGTGGGCTCCATCTCCATGGACCTCTTGCTGACCAACAAGGCCCTGCAGGTCATGTCTGACTTTGCCATCCAGTTCAACCGCAACAG CTTCGGCCTGGCCCCCGCGGCCCCGCTGCAGGTCCACGCGCCCCTGAGCCCCAACCAGACGGTGGAGATCTCCCTCCCCCTCAACACCGTGGGCTCCGTCATGAAGATGGAccccctgaacaacctgcag GTGGCTGTGAAGAACAACATCGATGTTTTCTACTTCAGCACCTTGTACCCGTTACACATCCTCTTTGTGGAAGATGGGAAGATGG AGCGGCAGATGTTCCTGGCCACGTGGAAGGACATCCCCAATGAGAACGAGGCCCAGTTCCAGATCAAAGACTGCCCCCTGAATGCAG AGGCCGTCAGCAGCAAACTGCAGGGCAGCAACATCTTCACCATTGCCAAGAGGAACGTGGAGGGCCAGGACATGCTGTACCAGTCCCTGAAGCTCACCAATGGCATCTGGGTCCTGGCCGAGCTTCGGATCCAGCCTGGCAACCCCAACTTCACG CTGTCCCTGAAGTGCCGCGCCCCCGAGGTCTCCCAGCACGTCTACCAGGCCTACGAGACCGTTCTCAAGAACTGA
- the AP1B1 gene encoding AP-1 complex subunit beta-1 isoform X1 gives MTDSKYFTTTKKGEIFELKAELNSDKKEKKKEAVKKVIASMTVGKDVSALFPDVVNCMQTDNLELKKLVYLYLMNYAKSQPDMAIMAVNTFVKDCEDPNPLIRALAVRTMGCIRVDKITEYLCEPLRKCLKDEDPYVRKTAAVCVAKLHDINAQLVEDQGFLDTLKDLISDSNPMVVANAVAALSEIAESHPSSNLLDLNPQSINKLLTALNECTEWGQIFILDCLANYMPKDDREAQSICERVTPRLSHANSAVVLSAVKVLMKFMEMLSKDLDYYGTLLKKLAPPLVTLLSAEPELQYVALRNINLIVQKRPEILKHEMKVFFVKYNDPIYVKLEKLDIMIRLASQANIAQVLAELKEYATEVDVDFVRKAVRAIGRCAIKVEQSAERCVSTLLDLIQTKVNYVVQEAIVVIKDIFRKYPNKYESVIATLCENLDSLDEPEARAAMIWIVGEYAERIDNADELLESFLEGFHDESTQVQLQLLTAIVKLFLKKPTETQELVQQVLSLATQDSDNPDLRDRGYIYWRLLSTDPVAAKEVVLAEKPLISEETDLIEPTLLDELICYIGTLASVYHKPPSAFVEGSRGVVHKSLPPRTGSSESAESPEAAPTGAPPSEQPAVIPAQGDLLGDLLNLDLGPPVSGPPMTTASVQMGAVDLLGGGLDSLMGDESEGPRGDVSGSPAMGGTNFAAPPAGTMPATLSAPIGGGLGDLFDLTSGVGTLSGSYVAPKAVWLPAMKAKGLEISGTFTRQVGSISMDLLLTNKALQVMSDFAIQFNRNSFGLAPAAPLQVHAPLSPNQTVEISLPLNTVGSVMKMDPLNNLQVAVKNNIDVFYFSTLYPLHILFVEDGKMERQMFLATWKDIPNENEAQFQIKDCPLNAEAVSSKLQGSNIFTIAKRNVEGQDMLYQSLKLTNGIWVLAELRIQPGNPNFTVRFLAAPWRPPHQPAQKPGACGGRPGRPRSLPSQVTQSWHRSHQPWI, from the exons ATGACTGACTCCAAGTATTTCACCACTACCAAGAAAG GGGAGATCTTTGAGCTAAAGGCAGAGCTCAATAGcgacaagaaggaaaagaagaaggaggctGTGAAGAAAGTGATTGCGTCCATGACCGTGGGCAAAGATGTCAG TGCCCTCTTCCCTGATGTAGTGAACTGTATGCAGACCGATAACCTGGAATTGAAGAAACTGGTGTACTTATACCTGATGAATTATGCCAAGAGCCAGCCAGACATGGCCATCATGGCGGTCAACACCTTCGTTAAG GACTGCGAGGATCCCAATCCCCTGATCCGGGCCCTGGCCGTGCGGACCATGGGCTGCATTCGAGTGGATAAGATCACGGAGTACCTGTGTGAGCCCCTCCGCAAGTGCCTGAAGGACGAGGACCCTTACGTGCGCAAGACGGCTGCCGTGTGCGTGGCCAAGCTGCATGACATCAATGCGCAGCTGGTGGAGGATCAGGGCTTCCTGGATACCCTCAAGGACCTCATTTCAGACTCCAACCCCATG GTGGTGGCCAATGCTGTGGCCGCCCTCTCGGAGATAGCTGAGTCTCACCCGAGCAGCAACCTCTTGGACCTGAACCCACAGTCAATCAACAAACTGCTGACAGCCTTGAATGAGTGCACAGAGTGGGGGCAGATCTTTATCTTGGACTGCCTGGCAAACTACATGCCCAAGGATGACCGGGAAGCGCAGAG CATCTGTGAGCGCGTGACCCCTCGGCTCTCTCATGCCAACTCGGCTGTCGTGCTGTCAGCGGTGAAGGTGCTGATGAAGTTCATGGAGATGCTCTCCAAGGACCTCGACTACTACGGCACTCTCCTGAAGAAGCTGGCACCACCACTGGTCACTCTGCTGTCGGCCGAGCCAGAGCTGCAGTACGTGGCCCTGCGGAACATCAACCTCATCGTGCAGAAGAG GCCGGAGATCCTGAAGCATGAGATGAAGGTCTTTTTTGTCAAGTACAATGATCCCATCTATGTGAAGCTAGAAAAACTGGACATCATGATCCGCCTGGCCTCCCAAGCCAACATTGCCCAG GTGCTGGCAGAATTGAAGGAGTACGCCACAGAAGTGGATGTGGACTTTGTACGCAAGGCCGTCCGTGCCATTGGCCGCTGTGCCATCAAGGTGGAG CAATCCGCTGAGCGCTGTGTGAGCACACTGCTAGACCTGATCCAGACCAAGGTCAACTACGTAGTACAGGAGGCCATTGTGGTGATCAAGGACATCTTCCGCAAGTACCCCAACAA GTATGAGAGTGTGATCGCCACCCTATGTGAGAACCTGGACTCCTTGGATGAGCCCGAGGCACGCGCAGCCATGATCTGGATTGTGGGGGAGTACGCTGAGAGGATCGACAATGCCGATGAGCTCCTAGAAAGTTTCCTGGAGGGCTTCCACGATGAAAGCACCCAG GTTCAGCTCCAGCTGCTGACAGCTATTGTGAAGCTCTTCCTGAAGAAGCCAACAGAAACCCAGGAGCTCGTACAGCAGGTCCTCAGCCTGGCTACCCAG GACTCCGATAACCCTGATCTGCGGGACCGAGGCTACATCTATTGGCGCCTGCTCTCTACAGACCCCGTGGCGGCCAAGGAAGTGGTCCTGGCTGAGAAGCCGCTCATCTCAGAGGAGACTGACCTCATTGAGCCCACCCTTCTCGATGAGCTCATCTGCTACATTGGCACGCTGGCCTCCGTCTACCACAAGCCCCCCAGTGCTTTTGTGGAGGGCAGTCGGGGGGTGGTGCATAAAAGCCTGCCCCCACGCACGGGCTC GAGTGAGAGTGCCGAGAGCCCTGAGGCCGCCCCGACAGGGGCACCCCCCAGTGAGCAGCCAGCTGTCATCCCTGCCCAGGGGGACCTCCTTGGTGACCTGCTCAACCTGGACCTGGGCCCCCCTGTGAGCGGGCCCCCTATGACCACAGCCTCAGTCCAAATGGGAGCCGTGGACCTACTTGGCGGAGGTCTGGACAGCCTG ATGGGGGACGAGTCTGAAGGG CCTAGAGGCGATGTGAGTGGAAGCCCTGCA ATGGGAGGCACCAATTTTGCTGCACCTCCTGCAGGAACGATGCCAGCCACCCTGAGTGCGCCCATTGGTGGTGGCTTGGGCGACCTCTTCGACTTGACCAGTGGAGTGGGAACCCTCTCGGGCTCCTATGTGGCTCCTAAAGCA GTCTGGCTCCCTGCCATGAAAGCCAAAGGCCTGGAGATCTCGGGCACCTTCACCCGCCAGGTGGGCTCCATCTCCATGGACCTCTTGCTGACCAACAAGGCCCTGCAGGTCATGTCTGACTTTGCCATCCAGTTCAACCGCAACAG CTTCGGCCTGGCCCCCGCGGCCCCGCTGCAGGTCCACGCGCCCCTGAGCCCCAACCAGACGGTGGAGATCTCCCTCCCCCTCAACACCGTGGGCTCCGTCATGAAGATGGAccccctgaacaacctgcag GTGGCTGTGAAGAACAACATCGATGTTTTCTACTTCAGCACCTTGTACCCGTTACACATCCTCTTTGTGGAAGATGGGAAGATGG AGCGGCAGATGTTCCTGGCCACGTGGAAGGACATCCCCAATGAGAACGAGGCCCAGTTCCAGATCAAAGACTGCCCCCTGAATGCAG AGGCCGTCAGCAGCAAACTGCAGGGCAGCAACATCTTCACCATTGCCAAGAGGAACGTGGAGGGCCAGGACATGCTGTACCAGTCCCTGAAGCTCACCAATGGCATCTGGGTCCTGGCCGAGCTTCGGATCCAGCCTGGCAACCCCAACTTCACGGTAAGGTTCTTGGCAGCCCCCTGGAGGCCTCCTCATCAGCCGGCTCAGAAGCCCGGTGCCTGCGGCGGGCGGCCGGGTCGCCCAcgctccctcccctcccaggtGACTCAAAGCTGGCACCGCTCTCACCAACCTTGGATTTAA